A single Lysinibacter sp. HNR DNA region contains:
- a CDS encoding FHA domain-containing protein produces MSELTLLVLRLVFLLVLWGFVFAVVYALRSDLFGVSTRKLKDSSPQETQPVPPTANFRVSASLTGDPATDIIATPTTPSAPSAPARRLVITSGPKTGEEFPLGTEPLTIGRSSDSGLVIRDEYTSTHHARLVLKADQWYIHDLDSTNGTLLNSSRVSSPTPVPLNTPITIGKTTFELRN; encoded by the coding sequence GTGAGTGAGCTAACACTTTTGGTGCTTCGCCTCGTGTTCCTCCTCGTTCTGTGGGGGTTCGTTTTTGCAGTGGTATACGCACTAAGAAGTGATCTCTTTGGTGTTTCTACGCGAAAACTCAAAGACTCAAGCCCACAAGAAACCCAGCCTGTACCGCCCACAGCAAACTTTCGGGTTTCGGCCTCCCTCACGGGCGACCCAGCAACCGATATCATTGCCACGCCAACAACGCCCTCCGCTCCGTCGGCCCCCGCACGACGCCTCGTTATTACCAGCGGGCCTAAAACCGGCGAAGAGTTCCCGCTCGGAACCGAACCCCTCACAATAGGTCGCTCGAGCGATTCCGGTCTTGTCATTCGCGATGAGTACACCTCCACACACCACGCCCGCTTAGTTCTCAAGGCAGATCAGTGGTACATCCACGACCTTGACTCCACCAACGGAACCCTCCTCAACTCCTCACGAGTGTCATCACCAACGCCGGTCCCACTCAACACCCCGATAACAATCGGCAAAACCACGTTCGAACTGAGAAACTAA
- a CDS encoding DUF3662 and FHA domain-containing protein yields the protein MGILENFERGLERVVNSAFAKTFRSGLQPVEIAAALRRELDVNAVVVDRDRTLAPNSFVIRISPQDYKRVTNMGETLRDELLQVINKHAKIQGYQFAGPISLKLKSDTNLSDGILQIDVETLKGSVSWSPVLDIDGKRHPITKPRTVIGRGRDADITLNDTGTSRKHIEIVWDGRNSKVRDLGSTNGTKVNGNSVSEVVLEPNSEILIGQTRIIYRVLPQATSPTPRSNTRVEDKTVVQPQVQDDFWRDL from the coding sequence GTGGGAATTCTAGAGAACTTTGAGCGCGGGCTTGAGCGCGTGGTCAATAGTGCCTTCGCTAAAACGTTCCGCTCAGGGTTACAACCGGTAGAGATCGCAGCCGCTCTCAGGCGCGAACTCGATGTTAACGCGGTCGTGGTGGATCGCGACAGAACCCTCGCACCCAATTCTTTTGTCATACGGATTTCTCCCCAGGACTACAAACGTGTAACGAACATGGGCGAAACCCTTCGCGACGAGCTCCTGCAGGTTATTAACAAACACGCAAAAATTCAGGGGTACCAATTTGCCGGGCCTATCTCTCTTAAGCTCAAATCCGACACAAACCTCTCCGACGGGATACTTCAGATTGATGTTGAAACTCTCAAGGGTTCAGTGTCCTGGAGCCCGGTTCTTGATATCGATGGCAAGCGTCATCCGATCACCAAGCCTCGCACGGTTATTGGTCGCGGCCGCGACGCAGACATCACCCTGAACGATACGGGCACCTCCCGCAAACACATCGAAATAGTATGGGATGGGCGCAACAGTAAAGTACGCGATCTGGGTTCCACAAACGGCACAAAAGTTAACGGAAACTCCGTCTCAGAGGTCGTATTAGAGCCAAACTCCGAGATTTTAATCGGACAAACGCGTATTATCTATCGAGTGCTCCCTCAAGCAACTTCCCCAACACCCAGGTCAAACACCCGGGTAGAAGACAAAACTGTTGTCCAGCCTCAGGTGCAGGATGATTTCTGGAGGGATCTGTGA
- a CDS encoding TetR/AcrR family transcriptional regulator, producing the protein MTRRSRAQMLDETHGLLVGAAREFFGRFGYAATSMDDLTASVGLTRGALYHHFAGKSGLLVGVVKAIDAELCNRLGVVSARYDDPLTALAKRSRAYLELTQAADMQQILFKDAPAVLPEVTEASVNSCLASLETLFEQARGKGLLPAGASPRTLAMLLTGALRDASQWIAAASDTERTERLSEAASAAALFVEGLRQNH; encoded by the coding sequence ATGACACGGCGTAGTCGAGCACAGATGCTGGACGAGACACACGGCTTGCTCGTTGGAGCAGCCCGCGAGTTCTTCGGCCGCTTCGGGTACGCAGCAACCTCGATGGATGATCTCACTGCTTCAGTCGGGCTGACTCGGGGGGCGCTCTACCATCACTTCGCGGGCAAGAGCGGTCTGCTCGTAGGAGTGGTGAAAGCGATTGATGCAGAGCTGTGCAATCGACTCGGGGTAGTTAGCGCTCGGTATGACGATCCATTGACCGCGCTCGCGAAGCGCAGCCGCGCCTATCTCGAACTCACCCAGGCCGCCGACATGCAGCAGATTCTCTTCAAGGATGCCCCTGCGGTACTACCGGAGGTTACTGAAGCATCGGTCAACTCGTGCCTTGCCTCGTTAGAGACGCTGTTCGAGCAAGCCCGCGGTAAGGGCCTACTCCCCGCGGGGGCCTCTCCACGAACGCTGGCGATGCTCCTGACGGGAGCACTACGGGATGCCTCCCAGTGGATTGCAGCAGCGTCGGACACGGAGCGAACGGAACGTCTGAGCGAGGCAGCATCCGCAGCGGCTCTGTTCGTTGAAGGCCTTCGCCAGAACCACTAG
- a CDS encoding MFS transporter — translation MSSRSLPPFRFSSQSNLTYASYVDENLSYSHTQCMWLLDEARGAFVTEPTMTPEHHGLESTEPQKATRRLSPWAAVAAITASTFTVVTSEMMPVGLLTPLADALGVSEGIAGLSLTITGVLGAVLSPFAPVLIGRLDRRIALIVFMGLLAVANLVSGFAQTFTVLMLSRVLLGVALGLVWGIAAGIGLRLVDESQIGKAMTWIFSGVALASVLGIPAGTYTASLIDWRAAFFTLAALSGVVVVVLAITLPRLPVTERATVRGLFGVLGNSGVRNGLIVTACVVVGHFTAFTYVRPLLDGSGATPAVIALILAFYGAAGIAGTFGLGPLAGSRPRTSSLVVTAGIATCIALLTLDLGLSIVVIVVAAWGVAYGGVAVSTQSWTRQADPARVETSAAIWSGVFNAGIAAGAALGGTLIDGAGLGVTLWTGATLAAIAALIALSSRVTQRQ, via the coding sequence GTGTCATCTCGTTCACTCCCTCCGTTTCGCTTCTCCTCACAGTCTAACTTGACATACGCATCGTACGTGGATGAGAATCTGTCATATTCACATACGCAATGTATGTGGCTGTTGGATGAGGCCAGAGGAGCATTCGTGACAGAACCGACCATGACCCCTGAACACCATGGGTTGGAAAGCACTGAACCGCAGAAGGCAACGCGGAGGCTATCGCCGTGGGCTGCGGTTGCCGCAATCACCGCGAGCACGTTCACGGTCGTCACCTCCGAGATGATGCCCGTTGGCCTGCTCACCCCGCTCGCTGACGCCCTGGGCGTATCGGAAGGCATCGCCGGTCTCTCGTTGACGATCACGGGGGTGCTCGGTGCGGTGCTCTCGCCGTTCGCCCCGGTGCTTATCGGCCGGTTGGATCGCCGGATTGCGCTCATCGTCTTCATGGGGTTGCTGGCTGTGGCGAATCTCGTGTCCGGGTTCGCTCAGACGTTCACGGTGCTCATGCTCAGCCGGGTACTGCTGGGCGTGGCTCTCGGCTTGGTCTGGGGCATCGCTGCGGGCATCGGCCTCCGCCTCGTTGACGAGTCGCAAATCGGGAAAGCGATGACCTGGATCTTCTCCGGTGTCGCCCTCGCCTCCGTGCTCGGCATTCCCGCGGGCACCTACACTGCCTCGCTCATTGACTGGCGGGCAGCGTTCTTCACGCTTGCCGCCCTCTCTGGCGTCGTCGTGGTGGTACTAGCGATCACATTGCCCAGGTTGCCCGTGACGGAGCGGGCGACGGTGCGCGGCCTGTTCGGGGTGCTGGGGAACTCCGGGGTGCGCAACGGCCTGATAGTGACCGCATGCGTTGTCGTCGGCCATTTTACCGCGTTCACTTACGTGCGACCGCTCCTCGACGGATCCGGTGCAACACCCGCCGTGATCGCCTTGATCCTTGCATTCTATGGTGCGGCCGGGATTGCGGGAACCTTCGGCCTCGGGCCGCTCGCTGGTAGCCGACCGCGTACCTCAAGCCTGGTTGTGACCGCGGGCATCGCCACGTGCATTGCCTTGCTGACGCTCGACCTGGGGTTGTCGATCGTGGTGATCGTGGTCGCAGCGTGGGGCGTCGCATATGGCGGGGTTGCCGTGTCCACCCAGTCATGGACGAGGCAGGCCGACCCTGCCCGGGTCGAGACCAGTGCTGCGATCTGGTCGGGTGTCTTCAACGCAGGGATCGCCGCAGGAGCCGCACTCGGCGGCACCCTCATCGATGGAGCAGGACTCGGCGTCACGCTATGGACGGGCGCAACCCTTGCCGCTATTGCTGCGCTCATCGCGCTGTCCAGCCGTGTCACACAGAGACAGTAG
- a CDS encoding carboxymuconolactone decarboxylase family protein, which translates to MPDSDERARRFADGKIVLDAVDGTAGTNIIDNLTDISPELGHQVVAWAFGEMYSRTELAPRDRQLVTLGMLTALGGCEPQLEVHINAALNVGLEPKQIIEAFLHSAVYCGFPRALNATFTAEKVFTERGLMPLV; encoded by the coding sequence ATGCCTGATTCAGATGAGCGCGCCCGCAGATTCGCGGACGGTAAGATCGTGCTCGATGCTGTGGATGGCACCGCAGGCACCAACATCATCGACAATCTCACAGACATTTCCCCGGAGCTCGGGCATCAAGTCGTGGCGTGGGCATTCGGTGAGATGTACTCCCGCACGGAGCTTGCGCCACGGGATCGCCAGCTCGTCACCCTCGGTATGCTGACGGCGCTCGGCGGATGCGAGCCGCAACTCGAAGTCCACATCAATGCGGCGCTGAATGTCGGTCTTGAACCGAAACAGATCATCGAAGCGTTCCTACACTCAGCGGTATACTGCGGTTTCCCTCGTGCCCTCAATGCCACGTTCACCGCGGAGAAGGTCTTTACCGAGCGCGGGTTGATGCCCCTCGTATAG
- a CDS encoding MerR family transcriptional regulator: MTESNDGLTVAQMSAETGVSGHTLRYYERAGLIRPVTRNSGNQRRYSRADVEWVRFLLRLRETGMPVARMREYAALREQGPMTTGGRLNMLEAHRTRLREQIAQLTAHEHALAEKITTYREQLDALEPPREDSKHA; the protein is encoded by the coding sequence ATGACCGAAAGCAACGATGGGCTGACCGTGGCGCAGATGAGCGCCGAGACGGGAGTCTCCGGACACACGCTCCGCTACTACGAGCGCGCCGGTCTGATCCGACCCGTCACACGAAACTCGGGCAACCAGCGTCGTTACTCGCGCGCCGATGTGGAATGGGTGCGATTCCTTCTGCGGCTGCGCGAGACAGGGATGCCCGTCGCACGGATGCGTGAATACGCGGCCCTTCGCGAGCAAGGCCCAATGACCACGGGCGGCCGTCTCAACATGCTCGAAGCACACCGCACACGTCTGCGTGAGCAGATCGCGCAGCTCACCGCGCACGAGCACGCATTAGCCGAGAAGATCACAACCTACCGCGAGCAGCTCGACGCGCTCGAACCCCCACGAGAGGACTCCAAACATGCCTGA
- a CDS encoding SDR family oxidoreductase encodes MNGKKLPLSGQTALITRVSRRSGVGFAAAKRLAQDGASIFISHYSTHDEQQPWKGDNLDALRHELSEHLTVDASFADISLDLAGPDAPSTLMEHALALTGSLEIMICNHARSGSDGSILDINTNRLDDHFFVNTRSTVLLTSLFAQAFSGLRGGLSAAPGDTVAPDKKVSEYETGRVIWLTSSQARPMPGEIAYAMSKAALAGLVRTAASELVRLGILLNAINPGPVNTGYLNPSSTDRSTEVLEEILETMPHIPRTYGYGPYPVASPSSYGVGETALGDYY; translated from the coding sequence ATGAATGGTAAAAAACTTCCATTGTCGGGACAAACCGCTCTCATCACCAGGGTCTCACGTAGGAGCGGTGTCGGCTTTGCCGCCGCAAAGCGCCTGGCTCAGGACGGAGCCAGCATCTTTATCAGCCACTATTCAACACACGACGAGCAGCAGCCCTGGAAGGGAGATAACCTCGACGCGCTGCGTCACGAGCTATCGGAGCATCTGACAGTGGACGCGTCTTTTGCGGATATCTCGCTTGACCTGGCTGGCCCGGATGCTCCCTCTACCCTCATGGAGCACGCACTCGCGCTGACCGGTTCCCTTGAGATCATGATCTGCAATCACGCACGCAGCGGTTCTGACGGTTCAATATTGGATATTAACACCAACAGACTCGATGATCATTTCTTCGTTAATACCAGGTCTACAGTCTTGCTCACGAGCCTCTTTGCACAGGCCTTCTCCGGGCTGAGAGGAGGCCTGTCTGCCGCACCAGGCGATACGGTTGCGCCAGATAAAAAGGTGAGTGAGTATGAGACCGGCAGGGTGATCTGGCTCACCTCGAGCCAGGCTAGGCCCATGCCGGGAGAGATAGCCTACGCGATGAGCAAGGCGGCTTTAGCAGGCCTGGTTCGCACCGCTGCGTCTGAGTTAGTTCGATTGGGAATCCTGCTTAACGCGATCAATCCCGGCCCGGTGAACACGGGGTACCTGAATCCTTCTTCAACAGATCGCTCGACTGAGGTCCTGGAGGAGATTTTAGAAACCATGCCGCACATTCCGCGCACGTATGGGTACGGGCCCTACCCAGTGGCTTCTCCTTCGTCGTATGGAGTTGGCGAAACGGCTCTTGGAGACTACTACTGA